Proteins from one Staphylococcus saprophyticus subsp. saprophyticus ATCC 15305 = NCTC 7292 genomic window:
- a CDS encoding GNAT family N-acetyltransferase, with translation MRYLTERDVKQYRAIRLKSLQTDPKGFVSTYEREKSLPEDEFKARLKLNDTHFTIGTFDSGELICIATFYSERMEKVKHKGNLVTVYCDPRYRGQGITAQMIQHIINDVSVVGVVKIIGLCVLSENTQAIRLYEKLGFKRYGREPKSIFDGHRYYDEDLMYLEV, from the coding sequence ATGCGATACCTTACCGAAAGAGATGTAAAACAGTACCGAGCCATTCGATTAAAATCGTTACAGACGGATCCAAAGGGATTTGTATCAACATATGAACGTGAAAAATCATTGCCGGAAGATGAATTTAAAGCACGGCTTAAATTAAATGATACGCATTTTACGATAGGCACGTTTGATAGTGGGGAGCTTATTTGTATCGCTACATTTTATAGTGAGAGAATGGAAAAGGTAAAACATAAAGGTAACTTAGTGACTGTCTATTGTGATCCCCGATATAGAGGTCAAGGTATTACAGCTCAAATGATACAACATATCATTAACGATGTTAGTGTGGTTGGTGTTGTGAAAATCATTGGCTTATGTGTATTATCTGAGAATACACAAGCCATTCGTTTGTATGAAAAATTAGGGTTTAAGCGTTATGGTAGGGAACCTAAATCAATCTTTGATGGTCATAGGTATTATGATGAAGACTTAATGTATCTTGAAGTGTAG